One genomic window of Spirochaetales bacterium includes the following:
- a CDS encoding phage late control D family protein: MAGDNDVFPVFIIYFNGARLPVEREAEIKEITILNRLDAPSSFSIVVADQESEWAENDDFYVGAEVEIMLGYLNDPKPFITGEVTGMDCNFKQDRVREVVVRGFDRLHRLNRCKKSRSFSQMTAQEIIEQIAGDQGLKTDVESLPHNHLFTLQHRKTDYEYLIDISDFYDTNFWVDDKTLYVKRLERNKAEDIVLEYEKTLIEFLPQTDTSGIVSEVEIRTWDDQKQEVLVGSAVFGDIDSPGGEVVDSNFGGAKALIIEPLSLDQKNTDQRSMDILVRNNREYVTGYGETYGNADIRAGSIVKAEGLGKKFSGKYFIVAAKHAVKPLSGYTTSFAFTSGLGSPSRTGGEDAGMEGHPVGSTKKKEEEAVAAAAGEEKQEKETQKKPQISNCRWLEDGNQIGKAHVKDKVTLAADVTDIDDGVWVEATIWEKDEVGSDDFIGRKSAQVKGSKIEVQWEVEYHEDRDDVESAEEEKEKGYTLPEYVFTITSKKPEAESGESPVLEVYDIFEYKPGSHLNGRKVKLILADGSEREVTITDNKISEKELPIGPVEIIYLPEGM, encoded by the coding sequence GTGGCGGGTGACAATGATGTATTTCCCGTATTTATCATCTATTTCAATGGCGCCCGCCTCCCCGTCGAACGGGAAGCAGAAATAAAGGAAATAACCATCCTCAATCGTCTCGATGCGCCTTCATCCTTTTCGATCGTTGTGGCGGATCAGGAAAGCGAATGGGCGGAGAATGACGATTTTTACGTGGGCGCGGAAGTCGAGATCATGCTGGGTTATCTGAATGATCCGAAACCCTTCATCACCGGTGAGGTGACGGGGATGGACTGCAATTTCAAACAGGACAGGGTGCGGGAGGTCGTTGTCCGCGGATTCGACCGTCTGCACCGGCTCAACCGGTGCAAAAAAAGCCGTTCGTTCTCACAAATGACGGCGCAGGAAATCATCGAACAAATAGCGGGCGATCAGGGACTCAAGACGGATGTCGAATCATTGCCTCACAACCATCTTTTTACCCTTCAGCACAGAAAGACCGATTACGAATATCTGATCGACATTTCGGATTTTTACGATACAAACTTCTGGGTCGATGATAAAACCCTCTATGTCAAACGCCTTGAACGCAACAAGGCGGAAGATATCGTTTTAGAATATGAAAAAACCCTTATTGAATTTCTCCCGCAGACGGACACGTCAGGGATCGTATCCGAAGTGGAAATAAGGACCTGGGACGATCAAAAACAGGAAGTTCTGGTCGGATCGGCCGTTTTCGGCGATATCGATTCGCCGGGGGGGGAAGTCGTCGATTCGAATTTCGGCGGCGCGAAGGCGCTGATCATCGAGCCGCTTTCACTCGATCAGAAAAACACCGATCAACGATCGATGGACATTCTTGTACGCAACAACCGGGAATATGTGACGGGATACGGAGAAACATACGGCAATGCCGATATCAGGGCCGGTTCGATCGTCAAGGCGGAGGGACTCGGGAAGAAGTTTTCGGGTAAATACTTTATTGTCGCGGCAAAACATGCGGTGAAGCCTTTATCGGGGTATACGACATCGTTTGCTTTTACATCGGGTCTCGGTTCCCCTTCCCGGACAGGGGGGGAAGACGCCGGCATGGAAGGACACCCGGTCGGCAGTACAAAGAAAAAGGAAGAAGAAGCGGTTGCGGCAGCAGCGGGAGAGGAAAAACAGGAGAAAGAAACACAAAAAAAGCCGCAGATTTCCAACTGCCGGTGGCTTGAGGACGGGAACCAGATCGGCAAGGCGCATGTGAAAGACAAGGTGACACTCGCGGCTGATGTGACGGATATCGATGACGGTGTCTGGGTCGAGGCGACGATCTGGGAAAAGGATGAGGTCGGCAGTGACGATTTTATCGGGAGAAAATCGGCCCAGGTGAAGGGTTCAAAAATCGAGGTGCAGTGGGAAGTCGAATACCATGAGGATAGGGATGATGTCGAAAGCGCGGAAGAAGAGAAGGAGAAGGGATATACATTGCCGGAATACGTGTTCACGATAACATCGAAAAAGCCGGAGGCGGAAAGCGGAGAAAGCCCGGTGCTCGAGGTGTATGACATTTTCGAATACAAACCGGGCAGTCATCTGAACGGCAGAAAGGTGAAACTGATTCTGGCCGACGGGTCCGAACGAGAGGTGACGATCACGGATAATAAAATCTCCGAAAAAGAGCTTCCGATCGGTCCTGTGGAAATAATCTATCTTCCTGAAGGTATGTGA